Proteins encoded within one genomic window of Nonomuraea gerenzanensis:
- a CDS encoding hydantoinase/oxoprolinase family protein — MGYAIGVDVGGTFTDVVLTGTSGAISVAKCLSTHYDPIAGIVSGVTRVLGGRDPAQVTRVVHATTLATNAVLERKGVRVAFVTTQGFRAAIPLGRYARVEEDRYDLRFTPPPPPVAPGDCFEVAERVSARGAVLTPLDPGSVHRVAAAITARGIESAAVCLLHSYANPDHERRVAEILRASIPAVVTSSEVWPEIREYERATTTIMSAYIGPLMASYLSRLRERLAELGIRAPVHVMESSGGVISAELAARRAVATIESGPAAGVLAAAGAGFADAISFDMGGTTAKTCVVRGGRPEITHEFHVGGKGSFGGRRAGTGVPIKTPAIDLAEVGAGGGSVAWLDPAGALRVGPRSAGSSPGPACYGLGGSEPTVTDANLVLGYLSSASIPLSPPLADKALDRLASPLGVARERAAYAVHQIVSAAMASAVHVVTVQRGIDPRGFALVAFGGAGPMHAARIAERFGIATVVVPARCGVASAAGLLSGALSTSRVLTRLDAPDPESLFTSLAEDAAADLGLSLCAAGVRVLRSVDVRFKGQSHDLTVDWSDDRAELEERFFLRYAEVYGITQRGEVELVSYRVRVTTPPDAVTAHPGPARAAGTGTPATRRAYFPECGGYTDVPVHTRDTLAREAAGLPGPAVVEDPESTIVVPPGWTAALTPAQAIHLTRSGTP, encoded by the coding sequence ATGGGTTACGCGATCGGCGTCGATGTCGGCGGCACCTTCACCGACGTGGTCCTGACAGGCACGTCCGGCGCGATATCCGTGGCCAAATGTTTGAGCACCCACTACGACCCCATCGCGGGCATCGTCTCCGGCGTTACGCGCGTCCTCGGCGGCCGGGACCCGGCGCAGGTCACGCGGGTGGTGCACGCGACCACTCTGGCCACCAACGCGGTGCTCGAACGCAAGGGGGTGCGTGTCGCCTTTGTCACGACACAGGGCTTCCGGGCGGCCATTCCACTCGGCCGGTACGCCCGCGTCGAGGAGGACCGCTACGACCTGCGTTTCACCCCGCCCCCTCCCCCGGTCGCGCCCGGCGACTGCTTCGAGGTGGCCGAGCGCGTCTCGGCCCGCGGCGCCGTCCTGACCCCCCTCGACCCCGGCTCGGTGCACCGGGTCGCCGCCGCGATCACGGCGCGCGGGATCGAGTCGGCGGCGGTCTGCCTGCTGCACTCCTACGCCAACCCCGACCACGAGCGCCGGGTCGCGGAGATCCTCCGGGCCTCGATCCCCGCCGTCGTCACCTCGTCCGAGGTCTGGCCCGAGATCCGCGAGTACGAGCGGGCCACCACCACCATCATGTCCGCCTACATCGGCCCGCTGATGGCCTCCTACCTCTCGCGCCTGCGTGAGCGGCTCGCCGAGCTGGGGATCCGCGCGCCCGTCCACGTGATGGAGTCCAGCGGTGGCGTCATCTCCGCCGAGCTCGCCGCCAGACGGGCCGTGGCCACCATCGAGTCGGGCCCGGCCGCGGGGGTGCTGGCGGCGGCCGGGGCCGGGTTCGCGGACGCGATCTCGTTCGACATGGGCGGGACCACGGCCAAGACGTGCGTGGTGCGCGGCGGGCGGCCGGAGATCACCCACGAGTTCCACGTGGGCGGTAAGGGCAGCTTCGGCGGGCGGCGGGCGGGCACCGGCGTGCCCATCAAGACCCCGGCCATCGACCTGGCGGAGGTGGGGGCGGGCGGCGGCAGCGTGGCGTGGCTGGACCCGGCGGGCGCGCTGCGCGTCGGCCCGCGCTCGGCCGGCTCCTCCCCCGGCCCCGCCTGCTACGGCCTCGGCGGCTCCGAGCCCACCGTCACCGACGCGAACCTCGTGCTCGGCTACCTGTCCTCCGCCTCCATCCCGCTGTCGCCCCCGCTGGCGGACAAGGCGCTGGACCGGCTGGCCTCGCCGCTGGGGGTGGCGCGCGAGCGGGCCGCGTACGCCGTGCACCAGATCGTCAGCGCCGCGATGGCCTCGGCGGTGCACGTGGTCACGGTGCAACGCGGCATCGACCCCCGCGGCTTCGCCCTAGTGGCCTTCGGCGGCGCGGGGCCCATGCACGCGGCGCGCATCGCCGAACGCTTCGGCATCGCGACGGTCGTGGTGCCCGCCCGCTGCGGGGTGGCCTCGGCGGCCGGCCTCCTCTCCGGCGCCCTGTCCACCTCCCGCGTGCTGACCCGCCTCGACGCCCCCGACCCCGAGTCTCTCTTCACCTCGCTCGCCGAGGACGCCGCCGCCGACCTCGGCCTCTCGCTCTGCGCCGCCGGGGTGCGGGTGCTGCGCTCGGTGGACGTGCGCTTCAAGGGCCAGTCGCACGACCTGACCGTGGACTGGTCCGACGACCGCGCCGAGCTGGAGGAGCGCTTCTTCCTCAGGTACGCGGAGGTGTACGGCATCACGCAGCGGGGCGAGGTGGAGCTGGTCAGCTACCGCGTCCGCGTCACCACCCCACCGGACGCCGTCACCGCCCACCCCGGCCCCGCGCGGGCGGCGGGCACCGGCACCCCCGCCACGCGGCGGGCCTACTTCCCCGAGTGCGGCGGCTACACGGACGTCCCGGTCCACACCCGGGACACCCTGGCCCGGGAGGCCGCCGGGCTGCCCGGCCCCGCCGTCGTCGAGGACCCGGAGTCCACGATCGTCGTCCCGCCCGGCTGGACCGCCGCCCTCACCCCCGCCCAGGCCATCCACCTCACCAGGAGCGGCACCCCATGA
- a CDS encoding hydantoinase B/oxoprolinase family protein, giving the protein MTTDPLTAEVLRNALVVAAEEASIVVVRSAYSTFIVEGSDASAAVLDARGRLIAQSMATTLMNSMALKLALPELLKDIAPDTMRPGDVYALNDAYRGGVHTNDLLVYRPVFVRDAPAYFTATMIHVSDLGGLSAGGMAPLATDIFLEGLRLPPVRLATAGGLEPAVEAILKANSRTPDKVMGDVRALVAGTAVAAARLESLIAEYGADGLASGIDDYLDHTEDRTRAALAELPEGRFEAAYPIDDDGIDQERRHHVRVAVTLGRRTAALDFAGTDPQVPAAINASASQSLAAAVFAIRCFLDPTIPMNDGCLRAIDVHLPEGSLLNARSPHPCGGRYVPIYAAMEAVFQALSDALPERAIAASGILQPFSIAAVGAPYWIHLSYDFGGVGARRGLDGPDATGVHFGVGRNSVPQVEPVESRCPLIVESIETIPDSGGPGRYRGGLGSRTVYRFLADCHVTTRGDRLRLAPPGREGGQPGRLGGFYRRRVDGTVERLASKVNNVLFAAGEAFIVETTGGGGLGPASERDQGAVGADLDAGRVSARGAAQDYGAG; this is encoded by the coding sequence ATGACCACGGACCCCCTGACCGCCGAGGTGCTCAGGAACGCCCTGGTCGTGGCCGCGGAAGAGGCCAGCATCGTGGTGGTCCGCTCGGCCTACTCGACCTTCATCGTCGAGGGCTCGGACGCCTCCGCGGCCGTCCTCGACGCCCGCGGCCGCCTGATCGCCCAGTCCATGGCCACCACGCTGATGAACAGCATGGCGCTCAAGCTCGCCCTCCCCGAGCTGCTCAAGGACATCGCGCCGGACACGATGCGCCCCGGCGACGTGTACGCGCTCAACGACGCCTACCGGGGCGGCGTGCACACCAACGACCTGCTCGTCTACCGCCCCGTCTTCGTCCGGGACGCACCCGCGTACTTCACCGCCACCATGATCCACGTCTCCGACCTCGGCGGCCTCTCGGCCGGCGGGATGGCCCCGCTGGCCACGGACATCTTCCTGGAGGGCCTCCGGCTCCCCCCGGTCCGCCTGGCCACCGCCGGCGGCCTGGAGCCGGCGGTCGAGGCGATACTCAAGGCCAACAGCCGCACCCCGGACAAGGTCATGGGCGACGTGCGCGCCCTGGTGGCCGGCACGGCGGTCGCCGCCGCCCGGCTGGAGTCCCTGATCGCCGAGTACGGCGCGGACGGCCTCGCCTCGGGCATCGACGACTACCTGGACCACACCGAGGACCGGACCAGGGCGGCGCTGGCGGAGCTGCCGGAGGGCCGGTTCGAGGCGGCGTACCCGATCGACGACGACGGGATCGACCAGGAGCGGCGGCACCACGTCCGGGTGGCCGTCACGCTCGGCCGGCGTACGGCGGCGCTGGACTTCGCCGGCACGGACCCGCAGGTGCCGGCGGCGATCAACGCGTCGGCGTCGCAGTCGCTGGCCGCCGCCGTGTTCGCGATCCGCTGCTTCCTCGACCCCACGATCCCCATGAACGACGGCTGCCTGCGCGCCATCGACGTGCACCTGCCCGAGGGTTCGCTGCTCAACGCCCGCTCCCCGCACCCCTGCGGCGGCCGGTACGTCCCGATCTACGCCGCCATGGAGGCCGTCTTCCAGGCGCTGTCGGACGCGCTGCCCGAGCGTGCCATCGCGGCCAGCGGGATCCTGCAGCCGTTCTCGATCGCGGCGGTGGGGGCGCCGTACTGGATCCACCTGTCGTACGACTTCGGCGGCGTCGGCGCGCGCCGCGGCCTGGACGGGCCGGACGCGACAGGCGTGCACTTCGGCGTCGGCCGCAACTCGGTGCCGCAGGTGGAGCCGGTGGAGAGCCGCTGCCCGCTGATCGTGGAGTCGATCGAGACGATCCCCGACTCGGGCGGTCCCGGCCGGTATCGGGGCGGGCTGGGGTCGCGGACGGTGTACCGGTTCCTGGCGGACTGCCACGTCACGACGCGCGGCGACCGGCTGCGGCTGGCGCCTCCCGGGCGGGAGGGCGGGCAGCCGGGGCGGCTGGGTGGGTTCTACCGGCGGCGGGTGGATGGGACGGTGGAGCGGCTGGCGTCGAAGGTGAACAATGTGCTGTTCGCGGCCGGGGAGGCGTTCATCGTGGAGACGACGGGCGGGGGCGGGCTGGGGCCCGCGTCGGAGCGGGATCAGGGGGCGGTGGGGGCCGACCTCGACGCCGGGCGCGTGTCGGCGCGAGGTGCGGCGCAGGACTACGGTGCCGGCTAG
- a CDS encoding adenosylcobinamide amidohydrolase, with protein sequence MKLSYRVEEGARLGSLLWEFGPGWRMISSAMLGGGIGPREWVLNAQVVAGYSRMDPVDHLTSLGPREGAGVGMMTAASVDRYVRAADGGVQAYATVGLRVPTWAAAPEGQVDPELAPMRVGTINIVVVVPVAMTDAALVNAVMTVTEAKTQALVETGFAGTGTASDAVCVAVPVAGEEEVFGGPRSEWGARVARAVHAAVRRGAEGWRPRHSK encoded by the coding sequence GTGAAGCTCAGCTATCGCGTGGAGGAGGGGGCCCGGCTCGGGTCCCTGCTCTGGGAGTTCGGGCCGGGCTGGCGGATGATCTCCTCGGCCATGCTCGGGGGCGGGATCGGGCCCCGGGAGTGGGTGCTGAACGCGCAGGTCGTGGCCGGGTACTCGCGGATGGACCCGGTGGACCACCTGACGTCCTTGGGGCCCAGGGAGGGGGCGGGGGTCGGGATGATGACGGCGGCCTCGGTTGACCGGTACGTGCGGGCCGCCGACGGGGGTGTGCAGGCGTACGCGACCGTCGGGTTGCGGGTGCCGACCTGGGCCGCCGCGCCGGAGGGGCAGGTGGATCCCGAGTTGGCTCCCATGCGGGTGGGGACGATCAACATCGTGGTGGTGGTGCCTGTGGCCATGACGGATGCGGCGCTGGTGAACGCGGTGATGACCGTTACGGAGGCGAAGACGCAGGCGCTGGTCGAGACGGGGTTCGCGGGGACGGGGACGGCTTCTGACGCGGTGTGTGTGGCGGTGCCCGTGGCGGGGGAGGAGGAGGTGTTCGGGGGGCCTCGGTCGGAGTGGGGGGCTCGGGTGGCCCGGGCTGTGCACGCGGCGGTGCGGCGGGGGGCCGAAGGGTGGCGGCCTCGTCACTCGAAGTGA
- a CDS encoding DUF6421 family protein, producing MRTFPRVLFDEAHSESWTIRRELAESINPAHPDDNSYARAAGLLRHLGHTVAAHTAGPLGAETLDGQDVLVIAHPSGERWERTTGQGSPVFTGAELDAVESFVAGGGGLVVLAEEEQDKYGNNLRELLARFGVDVRHTTVRDPRHAHRDVATWVMGERSSDSGLMAGVRAACFYRAGTLAAPGAEVLFATSAAADPAGEPLAVALRHGRGRVVVFADSDLFGDDSIDDHDHRVLWQNVVTWAARLPADDRADGEARNEARNEAHGAAHGVAHGVAHGEAKAALFARLKEAVEELRPLQAKDGSVPAEAKDQAKTLVSRIAGHVGEISPHFPHDAAYLQAVQADLTKWAAQDLGVPDFLDSLDLFHPDTQRLDGLEHVVVFPMYTQNGNPSRNLEAVWIRTIWPDWLAELEAGGYDNPMFVPIAFVDFTSGYDTHSAVLFPETVAVRQAPARFTWGGIFADREAARFRRVSRAAVETLKLDLPPDAERLLASQRLAQDTFVLWDLVHDRTHSHGDLPFDPFMIKQRMPYWLYALEELRCDLTAFGEAVELERRGVPYARYVQTAILFDRLFRFPVTGARVRNYDGLGGQLLFAYLHRNDVVRWTDNRLTIDWERVADGVADLRGEVEKLYRDSIDRSKLAHWLAAYELVSAYVAPHPGSTWAKGVEALPEEQKAKVDAVLPDEFPLSMFYEALRRKLTDVVESTKGLRA from the coding sequence ATGCGAACCTTCCCCAGGGTGCTGTTCGACGAGGCTCACAGCGAGTCGTGGACCATCCGGCGCGAGCTGGCCGAGTCCATCAACCCCGCCCATCCCGACGACAACAGCTACGCCCGCGCGGCCGGGCTGCTGCGGCACCTGGGGCACACGGTCGCCGCCCACACGGCGGGCCCCCTCGGCGCCGAGACGCTGGACGGGCAGGACGTCCTGGTGATCGCGCACCCGTCTGGTGAGCGCTGGGAGCGCACGACCGGGCAGGGCAGCCCGGTCTTCACCGGCGCCGAGCTGGACGCCGTCGAGTCCTTCGTGGCGGGCGGCGGCGGGCTGGTCGTGCTGGCCGAGGAGGAGCAGGACAAGTACGGCAACAACCTGCGCGAGCTGCTCGCCCGGTTCGGCGTGGACGTCCGGCACACCACCGTCCGCGACCCCCGCCACGCCCACCGGGACGTGGCCACCTGGGTGATGGGGGAACGTTCCAGTGACTCCGGGCTGATGGCCGGGGTGCGGGCGGCCTGCTTCTACCGTGCGGGCACGCTCGCGGCGCCCGGAGCCGAGGTGCTCTTCGCCACCTCGGCGGCGGCCGACCCGGCGGGCGAGCCGCTGGCTGTGGCGCTGCGGCACGGGCGCGGGCGGGTCGTCGTCTTCGCCGACTCCGACCTGTTCGGCGACGACTCCATCGACGATCACGACCACCGCGTGCTCTGGCAGAACGTGGTCACCTGGGCCGCCAGGCTCCCCGCCGACGACCGTGCGGATGGCGAGGCGCGCAACGAGGCGCGCAACGAGGCGCATGGCGCGGCGCATGGCGTGGCGCATGGCGTGGCGCATGGCGAGGCCAAGGCCGCCCTGTTCGCGCGCCTCAAGGAGGCCGTGGAGGAGCTGCGCCCGCTCCAGGCCAAGGACGGCTCGGTGCCGGCGGAGGCCAAGGACCAGGCGAAGACCCTGGTGAGCCGAATCGCCGGGCACGTAGGCGAGATCTCACCCCACTTCCCCCACGACGCCGCCTACCTCCAAGCAGTCCAGGCCGACCTGACCAAGTGGGCCGCGCAGGACCTCGGCGTGCCCGACTTCCTGGACTCCCTCGACCTCTTCCACCCCGACACCCAGCGCCTCGACGGCCTGGAGCACGTCGTGGTCTTCCCCATGTACACCCAGAACGGCAACCCCTCCCGCAACCTCGAAGCCGTCTGGATCCGGACGATCTGGCCGGACTGGCTGGCCGAGCTGGAGGCGGGCGGCTACGACAACCCGATGTTCGTGCCGATCGCGTTCGTCGACTTCACCTCCGGCTACGACACGCACTCGGCCGTGCTGTTCCCCGAGACGGTGGCGGTGCGGCAGGCGCCCGCCAGGTTCACCTGGGGCGGGATCTTCGCCGACCGCGAGGCCGCCAGGTTCAGGCGGGTGTCCAGGGCCGCCGTCGAGACGCTCAAGCTGGACCTGCCGCCGGACGCGGAGCGGCTGCTGGCCTCGCAGCGGCTGGCGCAGGACACGTTCGTGCTCTGGGACCTGGTGCACGACCGCACGCACAGCCACGGTGACCTGCCGTTCGACCCGTTCATGATCAAGCAGCGGATGCCGTACTGGCTGTACGCGCTGGAGGAGCTGCGCTGCGACCTGACCGCGTTCGGGGAGGCCGTGGAGCTGGAGCGGCGGGGAGTGCCGTATGCGCGGTACGTGCAGACGGCGATCCTGTTCGACCGGCTGTTCCGCTTCCCCGTCACCGGGGCGCGGGTGCGCAACTACGACGGGCTCGGCGGGCAGCTCCTGTTCGCCTACCTGCACCGCAACGACGTCGTGCGGTGGACCGACAACCGGCTCACGATCGACTGGGAGCGGGTCGCGGACGGGGTGGCCGACCTGCGCGGGGAGGTCGAGAAGCTGTATCGCGACAGCATCGACCGCTCCAAGCTGGCGCACTGGCTGGCGGCCTACGAGCTGGTGAGCGCGTACGTGGCCCCGCACCCCGGCTCCACCTGGGCCAAGGGGGTCGAGGCGCTGCCGGAGGAGCAGAAGGCCAAGGTGGACGCGGTGCTACCGGACGAGTTCCCGCTCAGCATGTTCTACGAGGCACTGCGCCGTAAGCTGACGGATGTGGTCGAATCGACTAAGGGACTCCGAGCATGA
- a CDS encoding zinc ribbon domain-containing protein: MARLTALAGGAAVALVLIATPVVAHEHPSGITDLVSPAVVRLEAVSQVKITLLDHVGELKHVDRSYTLPFAQGTGTVVNPDGTIVALRRLAVNPNDVAIHAANKIFAEHHKVKIPADYDKHRLSDDVLDRHLQQCYAPDSDTATCIVSVTTEITAFPNVSPASPDGYKVKCIKAGPNPDDPAVLVPVTPAAGGVGMPTAPLADKVPDQEGAPTNVAGFLGRPGPNVAHSVEIAHLGKGGVEGGAGRPFADPEKKIDEPVKLGGLADKGLVGAPVIGDKDGHVIGLLVGGGKDGRMIGVKEVSAMLAAAKVVPRRGAIDTAFEAALTRYHTKYYTEAAPGFQRVLELYPGNVVAAGLLKTSLAKRGGPEDQGTKKASSQTEQSTPLWPYLAAAAILFTAAGGGAYLLWRRRTPERQTELPQPLAAGPTLDDGANQTVVVRRSQSFQVVPQQQQVMTAPDPAIKYCTSCGMRLGPAHRFCGYCGHPIET; encoded by the coding sequence ATGGCGCGCCTCACAGCTCTTGCCGGTGGCGCCGCGGTGGCACTGGTGCTCATCGCGACGCCGGTCGTGGCCCACGAGCACCCGAGCGGGATCACCGACCTGGTGAGCCCGGCCGTGGTGCGGCTGGAAGCCGTGTCCCAGGTGAAGATCACCCTGCTCGACCACGTCGGCGAGCTGAAACACGTGGACCGTTCCTACACCCTGCCGTTCGCCCAGGGCACGGGCACGGTCGTCAACCCCGACGGCACCATCGTGGCGCTCAGGCGCCTGGCGGTGAACCCGAACGACGTCGCCATCCACGCGGCCAACAAGATCTTCGCCGAGCACCACAAGGTGAAGATCCCGGCCGACTACGACAAGCACCGGCTCTCCGACGACGTGCTCGACCGTCACCTGCAGCAGTGCTACGCCCCCGACAGCGACACCGCGACCTGCATCGTCAGCGTCACCACCGAGATCACCGCCTTCCCCAACGTCTCCCCGGCCAGCCCCGACGGCTACAAGGTCAAGTGCATCAAGGCCGGCCCCAACCCCGACGACCCGGCCGTGCTCGTGCCGGTGACCCCCGCGGCCGGCGGCGTCGGCATGCCGACCGCGCCGCTCGCCGACAAGGTGCCCGACCAGGAGGGCGCGCCCACGAACGTCGCCGGCTTCCTCGGCAGGCCAGGCCCGAACGTCGCCCACTCGGTCGAGATCGCCCACCTGGGCAAGGGCGGGGTCGAAGGCGGCGCGGGCAGGCCGTTCGCCGACCCGGAGAAGAAGATCGACGAGCCGGTCAAGCTGGGCGGCCTGGCAGACAAGGGCCTGGTCGGCGCGCCGGTCATCGGCGACAAGGACGGCCACGTCATCGGCCTGCTGGTCGGCGGCGGCAAGGACGGCAGGATGATCGGGGTCAAGGAGGTCAGCGCCATGCTGGCGGCGGCCAAGGTCGTGCCGCGCAGGGGCGCCATCGACACCGCCTTCGAGGCGGCGCTGACCCGGTATCACACGAAGTACTACACCGAGGCCGCGCCGGGCTTCCAGCGCGTGCTGGAGCTCTACCCGGGCAACGTGGTGGCCGCCGGGCTGCTGAAGACCTCGCTGGCCAAGCGGGGCGGGCCGGAGGACCAGGGCACGAAGAAGGCGTCGAGCCAGACCGAGCAGTCCACGCCGCTGTGGCCCTACCTCGCGGCTGCCGCGATTCTTTTCACAGCCGCGGGGGGTGGCGCGTATCTGCTGTGGCGCCGCCGCACTCCTGAAAGACAGACAGAACTGCCACAGCCGCTGGCGGCCGGTCCGACGCTCGACGACGGTGCCAACCAGACCGTGGTCGTGCGGCGGTCCCAGTCGTTCCAAGTGGTCCCGCAGCAGCAGCAGGTGATGACCGCGCCGGACCCGGCGATCAAGTACTGCACCTCGTGCGGCATGAGGCTCGGACCGGCGCACCGCTTCTGCGGCTACTGCGGCCACCCCATCGAGACGTGA
- a CDS encoding serine/threonine protein kinase — MPLNERSLIGQEVAGYYIEDIVGKGGMAVVYLALDPRLSRRVALKILNPVLSVDDRFRQRFILESRTVASIEHPNIIPIYEANADVDGVLYIAMRYVDGLDLRRLIYDRGPLPLGQANQIFAQVAAALDAAHAHDLIHRDVKPANILLAGDHVYLTDFGITKHRSSISGLTQTDQFIGTPRYMSPEQINKEHIDGRCDQYALACVVYEALSGRLPFQRENDIALLWAHLAEQPAPLSQLRPELPAQADGVIMRALAKSPEQRYATCTEFVTALRDAISGHQPDPLGDPFGAFGHHPGFGAGSHLVPPPGQSPHSGPYPVQRSGAHAAPPSGPQHAAPPRGPDSGPGAGPGSGPGTGPGSGPHSVPGAGPGSGPHSLPGAGPGSGPHSGPHSGPHSGPGPVSSFAGSYTQAPGTAGQTRQAAGRRPGRIPIVAATLVAAVAALALVAFVIMNNRGDSWANYKTSAAAPLTFDYPGDWTVRTHQDLFAVASSHASEFEDLFVAGPGADWSKIKEIVNSDPEGVAGVYVQVSDTLDASGTAELMKPKMEALLPGQVDLDKPVQDQAGSSPATRFDGSLHDPASGARLAFVSYVIDREPKTMLIMYFCGKASCDDATQTRIRQSVRLS, encoded by the coding sequence ATGCCATTGAACGAAAGATCGCTCATCGGCCAGGAGGTGGCCGGGTACTACATCGAGGACATCGTCGGCAAGGGCGGCATGGCCGTCGTCTACCTGGCACTCGACCCGAGGTTGAGCCGCCGGGTGGCGCTGAAGATCCTCAACCCGGTGCTCAGTGTCGACGACAGGTTCAGGCAGCGGTTCATCCTGGAGTCCAGGACGGTCGCCAGCATCGAGCACCCCAACATCATCCCGATCTACGAGGCGAACGCCGACGTCGACGGCGTCCTGTACATCGCCATGCGGTACGTGGACGGTCTCGACCTGCGCCGCCTCATCTACGACCGCGGGCCGCTGCCGCTCGGCCAGGCCAACCAGATCTTCGCGCAGGTGGCGGCGGCGCTCGACGCCGCGCACGCGCACGACCTGATCCACCGCGACGTCAAGCCGGCCAACATCCTGCTGGCCGGTGACCACGTCTACCTGACCGACTTCGGCATCACCAAGCATCGCTCGTCGATCTCCGGGCTGACGCAGACCGACCAGTTCATCGGCACGCCCCGGTACATGTCGCCCGAGCAGATCAACAAGGAGCACATCGACGGGCGCTGCGACCAGTACGCGCTGGCCTGCGTGGTCTACGAGGCGCTGTCGGGGCGGCTGCCGTTCCAGCGCGAGAACGACATCGCGCTGCTCTGGGCCCACCTGGCCGAGCAGCCGGCGCCGCTGTCGCAGCTGCGGCCCGAGCTGCCGGCGCAGGCGGACGGCGTGATCATGCGCGCGCTGGCCAAGTCGCCCGAGCAGCGGTACGCCACCTGCACCGAGTTCGTGACCGCGCTGCGCGACGCGATCAGCGGGCACCAGCCCGATCCCCTGGGCGACCCCTTCGGCGCCTTCGGCCACCATCCGGGCTTCGGGGCCGGCTCGCACCTCGTGCCGCCTCCCGGGCAGAGCCCGCACTCCGGGCCCTATCCCGTGCAGCGTTCCGGCGCGCACGCCGCGCCCCCGTCGGGGCCGCAGCACGCCGCGCCGCCGCGCGGGCCGGACTCGGGACCTGGCGCGGGACCTGGCTCGGGACCTGGCACGGGACCTGGCTCGGGGCCGCATTCCGTGCCGGGGGCGGGACCGGGTTCGGGGCCGCATTCCCTGCCGGGCGCGGGACCGGGTTCCGGGCCACACTCCGGGCCGCATTCCGGGCCGCATTCCGGGCCTGGGCCGGTGTCGTCGTTCGCGGGGTCGTACACACAGGCACCGGGGACGGCCGGGCAGACGCGGCAGGCGGCGGGCAGGCGGCCGGGGCGGATCCCGATCGTGGCCGCCACGCTGGTGGCCGCCGTGGCCGCGCTCGCGCTGGTCGCCTTCGTGATCATGAACAACCGCGGCGACAGCTGGGCCAACTACAAGACCAGCGCCGCCGCGCCGCTCACGTTCGACTATCCGGGCGACTGGACGGTCCGCACCCACCAGGACCTGTTCGCCGTGGCGTCCTCGCACGCCTCGGAGTTCGAGGACCTGTTCGTGGCCGGCCCCGGCGCCGACTGGTCGAAGATCAAGGAGATCGTCAACAGCGACCCGGAGGGCGTCGCCGGCGTGTACGTCCAGGTCTCCGACACCCTCGACGCCAGCGGCACCGCCGAGCTGATGAAACCCAAGATGGAGGCCCTGCTCCCCGGCCAGGTCGACTTGGACAAACCCGTGCAGGACCAGGCGGGCAGCAGCCCCGCCACCCGCTTCGACGGCTCCCTGCACGACCCGGCCAGCGGCGCCAGGCTGGCCTTCGTCAGCTACGTGATCGACCGCGAGCCCAAGACCATGCTGATCATGTACTTCTGCGGGAAGGCCAGCTGCGACGACGCCACCCAGACGAGGATCAGGCAGAGCGTACGCCTGTCCTGA
- a CDS encoding response regulator, which yields MGIRIVIADDQAMVRAGLRMVVESDPGMEVVGEAADGREAVSVARRTRPDIVLMDISMPRLDGLAAAKELLDAPAPPKVITLTTFDTDENLYAALRAGTSGFLLKVSPPEQLLEAIRVVHSGDALLDPAVTSRVIATFAGRAEPRPAPALAELTPRELEVLRLLARGLTNAEIARELYVGEATVKTHVARVLMKLSLRDRAQAVVFAYETGVVRPGAA from the coding sequence GTGGGCATTCGCATAGTCATCGCCGACGATCAGGCGATGGTCAGGGCCGGGCTGCGTATGGTCGTCGAGAGCGACCCCGGCATGGAAGTCGTCGGAGAGGCGGCCGACGGGCGGGAGGCCGTCTCCGTGGCCAGGCGCACCCGGCCGGACATCGTCCTCATGGACATCTCGATGCCCCGGCTCGACGGGCTGGCGGCGGCCAAGGAGCTGCTCGACGCTCCCGCGCCGCCCAAGGTGATCACGCTGACCACGTTCGACACCGACGAGAACCTCTACGCGGCGCTGCGCGCCGGCACCAGCGGCTTCCTGCTCAAGGTGTCGCCGCCGGAGCAGCTGCTGGAGGCGATCAGGGTGGTGCACTCCGGTGACGCGCTCCTCGACCCGGCCGTCACGAGCCGGGTGATCGCCACGTTCGCCGGCCGCGCCGAGCCCCGGCCGGCGCCGGCCCTGGCCGAGCTGACGCCGCGCGAGCTGGAGGTGCTGCGGCTGCTGGCGCGCGGCCTGACCAACGCGGAGATCGCCAGGGAGCTGTACGTGGGGGAGGCCACGGTCAAGACGCACGTGGCGCGGGTGCTGATGAAGCTGTCGCTGCGGGACCGGGCGCAGGCCGTGGTGTTCGCGTACGAGACCGGCGTCGTACGGCCTGGGGCGGCCTAG